From a region of the Deltaproteobacteria bacterium CG11_big_fil_rev_8_21_14_0_20_49_13 genome:
- a CDS encoding AMMECR1 domain-containing protein has product MTPLTDKEKNLLLALARSTIEAKVEGRPLPAPPKAEGVLASECGAFVTIHKKGRLRGCIGNMIGEGPLVRTIQEMAVASATEDPRFNGVKPEELKDLDIEISVLSPMKKVIDVNEIEVGKHGIIMRQGWRSGVLLPQVATEQGWEREEFLVNTCYKAGLPPDAWKDPKTVIEIFSAEVFGD; this is encoded by the coding sequence ATGACACCTCTGACAGATAAAGAGAAAAATCTTCTTTTGGCGCTGGCGCGTTCGACCATTGAGGCAAAGGTGGAAGGCAGACCTCTTCCGGCGCCTCCAAAGGCTGAAGGGGTGCTTGCGTCAGAGTGTGGCGCGTTCGTGACGATACATAAAAAGGGGCGCCTGCGCGGATGTATAGGCAATATGATAGGAGAGGGGCCTCTGGTGCGCACGATACAGGAGATGGCCGTTGCATCGGCTACGGAAGATCCCAGATTCAATGGGGTGAAGCCCGAAGAATTAAAGGACCTCGATATTGAAATTTCGGTGTTGTCGCCGATGAAGAAGGTAATTGACGTGAACGAGATAGAAGTGGGAAAACACGGTATAATAATGAGGCAGGGATGGCGAAGCGGGGTTCTGCTTCCACAGGTCGCGACCGAACAAGGGTGGGAGAGAGAAGAATTCCTTGTGAATACGTGTTATAAAGCAGGGCTACCGCCTGATGCGTGGAAGGATCCGAAGACGGTGATCGAGATATTCTCGGCAGAAGTATTCGGAGACTGA